The sequence GACCTGTTAAATAATCAGTCTACAAAAAGGTTGGAATTTAGTACCAAACAAAACATTCCTTCAATGGAAAGAATAGAAGCAGAAACCATACCACATGCTTTTGTGCTTTCTGGCTTGGGATTGGTCCAATATTTCCATCATTATCTATATTTTTAAAGCCAGTCTTCATTGCACTAAAAGTGTTTAGTGTTGTAGCTTTCTCAGATCCAAATTTTACTCCCTAAAACATAATTGGTTTGATGAGCAATACCCTATGAATAAAACTAATGAAAAACCATGCTGAAAAGATATGGTACCATATATTGTTGTGTCTCTGTGAATGGCCGGGAACCTCCTCGGTTTTGGGCAACATCCTCAGAATTAAGGCGTGCTTGTTggcctctctttctttttgccTTGAACTCTTCAGTACACCAATAATCTGCAAGGTATAAAAATCCATTGTCTCTGCACCAATCAACAGGGCCATCCTTATATTCATCAACTTCAAGTTCCTTTGGGCGTGCTAATGCATCATCAATCTGCTCCCCAATTTTATCATGGTACACCTTGACAGAATCGACACGAAGCTGATACATCATTTGCCTCACTGATTTCGCTGCATAATTTTCCAAAACACGGTCAGCCTCTACCTTGTCCGCCTCACTGACACAGAATGCATTCTGCATGTACCAAGTTAATATATATTAGATAGCAATTTAATTGCTTGTCAATGTAATTTGAAGGACATTTTAACAATGACTTACCCAAAATTCTTGCTTCACCTTATCTGCCTTTGTGACTCCTGAGTCGTCTTCCTTTTCATAGTAATCAAACCATGAGGTTGCTGGACGGCTGCTGATGATTAAACCATTCTCATCCTTCTCTTCAATAATGCAAGGGTATTCTCGTTTAAGAATAATTCCCATATGTGTACCATATTTGGGGTCTGATTTCAATAGAGGGTATGTTATGTACTCAAATTGCCTAAAGAAAACACCCATGTGAGAATTGTTCCATTAAGAGGAGAAAAACATAGACAACACATGTACAGAGCTTTTGTATACATACCCATATTAGATTTGAAGAACATGTATGCTACTCAATTTATCACGTCACAAACATATCGGCTTTGAACAATATAAATTCTATAGAACAGAAATTAAGACAGCCTCTAATTTATTGGAGCAGTTAACAAAGTAATAAGCATTAGTAGAAAATCTGTAGGGTTCTAGAAATGCAGATACTTACTCATCACCTCGAGGTTTCAGCGCGATCTTTCGACCCCGCGGAGGTACTTTTAGTGTAGTTCTTgagcccttcttcctccctcttttaTTTGGTGGCGCACTGCTCATGCCACTTCTAGAAATATTGGTGGCTTGGGAGGCATTATCAGTATTGCTACTATTACCAGTACAAAGTCTCTGGGAGGAGTTAGCACCGGAGTTATTACTGCCACCTCCATTGATCATTTCCGGGACTCTGTTTTTTTGCATTAGTAGCACTAGCATTGCTCCTTGTGGAGATGTTCCTGCCTTGTTGCTGTCTTGCAAGCCGCTTCCGATGAATGCTGTTTATTTCCTGCAATGTTATATCCATTTATTAGTTTTAGAAGAGCACCATCGGtccataaaaaaagaagaataatagcatatattttcATAGCATGGAATCATTCAAACAAATAATAATCCATCAGTGCTTAATATAAAACCTTTATAAAGTACAAAATGACCTTAGGTACTTAAAGGTTAAAAAGTCATATGAAAGTTGGCAGCTGCATAAATAAATTAACAGACACAAAATACAATAGATATTTATAGATATTTCAATCTCAATAGCTTAAACTAAAAATCATTTGGATCATAAGCTGGGGGCTGTGTcccttcatcttcttcatcattttcttcttcttcttcttcttcttcttcttcttcgtcgtcgtcttcttcattGTCATCTTCATTGTAATTATCTTCAGCCTGCGTTTGCTTTTCTAGGAATTCTAAGTCTTTTGCATTGGTTATCTCATCCAAAATAGGTGGAGTCATATTTCCTAAGTCAGCCCTAAGGTCAATAATAAAAGTGCCTTCCAATCCATCTTCTTGATAGAATGATACATCTTGGGTTTGATCATCATTTGGGTTGGAATCATTATTTGTGTTCTCAACTTTCTGGACATAACCCCGTGGATTGACATGATGTACAACCCACCATTCTGATAGATCACGTCTTGTAGTGCATGGGTAAGGCAAATAATATACTTGTGTAACTTGACTAGCCATCACAAATGGTTCAAAAGTTGAAAGCCTAGACGTGTGCTTAATTTCAACTAAACCCAAATTGTCAGTACGCCGAACACCGGTAGATGTTGGGTCAAACCAATAACAGTCAAACAAAACCAATTCAAGGTTCATGCTGCCTTCCCAACTAATCTTGAGTATGTCTTTAATAATACCATAGTACTCTAGCACATCATTGTTTTCGCCAACACAAGACACACACACCCCACTGTTGGTTGTTGTTAACCCTGATTTCTTGCTCTCATACTTCTCTGAACGATACCTATATCCATTGATATCATAAACTCCATAAGTGGAAACTGTACTTCGAAAACCATAAGACATTTGACGCAAAGCATTGTGTATACTAGATGACTTCATGCACTGCAAATGAAAGATATTAGTGTTAGTTTTAGTTGATTGCAGATTGAAGGAAAGACAATGTCTCAAGTGGTTAGAGTCATACTTCAGTTCTGAACCAATCAAAGAAATTAGGCCCATTTCTAATGCCACGACCAGATTTCCATCCATTTAATCGCAAGTCTCGCAACTGATTTGGTGTTGGTGAAATTCGGCTCTTCCATTGTTCCTTATCATATTTACTACATTAACAAACTTATTTAGAATTATGgcataaaaatatatgaatgaCTCATAGTAGATTTGAAACGTACTTGAAGAAATCATCCATTTCTGGTGTGTTTGTCAATATGTATAAGGTAGCAGCCTTGTACTGTTCTATTGTGAGTGCACGGCAGCCCCGTGGGCTAATACACCGACCAGGGTACTGAAATATTTCTAGGTTGCATGTACTATCAAATTGTGAGCTGCCATCATCATATCGATGCATCTTGTTTCTAGCAGACCGAACTTTAGGATTGAAATAGAGTGAAAGAAAATTAGATGTTTCCTCAACTAGGTAGGCCTCAACAATGGAACCCTCAACTCAAGCTTTATTTCACACTTTCTTTCTAAGTTTTTGGATAAACCTACATGGCAGGACCAAATGCATTAGGGTTAGTAAACTCTATAAAAACAAGTTAATGTTTTACTTCTTGTTTTACCTCTCTTATGGATAATTCCAACGAAATTGGACAGGACCTCCAAGTCGAGCTTCATAGGGAAGATGTATGATGAGATGTTGCATTGGATTAAAGAAACCAGGTGGGAATATTTTTTCCAATTTGCAAATAAGAACAGCTACATTCTCTTGTAAAGAGCGGATGGTATCCTTGTTTAGTTCTTTTGCACATAACTGCCTATAAAAGAAACTGAGCTCTGCCAAACACTTCCAAACACTCTCTGGAATAAATCCACGGAATGCAACAGGTAGCAAACGTTCCATGAAAACATGGTAGTCATGACTTTTTAGgccaaaaaattttctttgtAGTAGGTTAACCCCACGCCTAATATTGGCAGCATATCCATCAGGAAGCTTTAGTTCTTGAAACCATTTGAGAATTGTTGTCTTGTCATTCCTATCAATACAAAATGATGCCCTTGGTTTATGCCATTTTCCATTACCCTTCGACACTAATTGCAGTAATGGACGACTACAAATTTCAGCCAAATCTTTCCTTGCCTTCACATTATCCTTTGTTTTATCTTGTATGTCAAAGCATGTGTTCCATATAGATTCAGCTACATTTTTCTCATTATGCATCAAATCAATATTGTGCCGTAGCTTCAGCTTATCAAAGTACGGAAGTTGCCAAAAACAGCTTATATGAGTCCAATGGTGTGTTTTACCAAAGTTTTCCGTATCATCCACACACGCGTACATTTCTTCTTTAATTTCTTCTCCTGTTAGAATCCTTGGTGGCTCATCAAGCATAAATGTGTTCTTTCTAAATGCATTTAGTTGAGTTCTGAATTCATGTTCGTTGGGTAGAAAGCGTCTATGACAATCAAATCAACAAGGCTTTCTACCATTACGGAGCTGAAAAGATTGAGAATCACCCATACAAATTGGACATGCCAAACGACCATGGGTGCTCCACCCAGCAAATATCCCATATGCAGGAAAATCATGGATTGACCATAGAAATATTGCCCTCATTGTAAAGTTTTGCTTGCGTGAAGCATCCCAGGTTTCTACCCCGTCCCATAACTTCAGAAGTTCATCAACTAAAGGTTGCATTAGAACACTTAATGTTTTCCCTGGATGCTCTGGTCCATGGATGACAAGACTAAGGAATGTGTACTCGGGCCTCATACACACACCGGGAGGGAAATTTAAGGAAGTTATAAATACTGGCCAGCAAGAGTATGGAACAACACCTAAACTATATGGAGTAAACCCATCAGTTGCTAAAGCAAGACGAACATTTCTTGGATTTTGTGCAAAATCTTGAAAGTCCTCATCAAATTGTTGCCATGCCTCGCCATCACATGGGTGAACCATGTTACCAGATTGTGAGCGACTATGGGACTGCAGTAATCTTGCTATCTCCTCATGTGCATATAACCTTTGTAATCTATCCTTAATAGGCAGGTAGCGCAAAACTTTACGTGGGGTTTTGTTTTGGCCATTCTCATAACGAGAAGTACCACAGAAATCACACTTCTCTTTATGCTCATCTTCCTTGTAGTAAAGCATGCAGTTGTTGTAACAAACATCAATTTTAACATATGGCATACCAAGACCTTCTAGCAATTTTTTTGAACGGTAAAAGTCCTTAGCCAACTTAGACTCAGGAGGTAAGAATTCATGGATTATCCCTAAAACATCATCATAATGTGCAACTGACATGTTATACTGTGACTTCATAGCTAGCAAACGAGCTACAGCTGAGAGACATGAGTGTGTTGTATTCTCATGGATCAATTCATCAGCACTAGCAACCATCCTATAGAATGCTTTAGCATAATGTGCAGGTTCTTCACTACTTTCTGGTGGTTGTGCACTGGCTAAGTCAACCAACATATTATCCATCCTATCAGATTCACCAAATCCCTCATGATCTATTAATGAAGGCCCAGGATCATTGTCATTTATCACTGGTCTCTCACCATGTGATGTCCATATTCCATAGTTCTCTTTATATCCGTATTTGCACAAGTGCAACTCTATTGTATCCCTTTTGTGCCTAAAATAATTCCGACATTGGGCGCATGGACACTTAATAGTACCATCTTTAACAACTTCTTGCATAGAAAATGCACGGTTTAAGAACTGTGTTGTATTATCAATCCATTCATTAGTGGGAGCTTTGCCACGTGTCCAACCACTATACATCCATTCACGACTTGTCATTCTGTGGTTAAAAACAAATTCAATtcttaataaattattttaacgTGCATATATGTCACTCTTATTTATCATACCATAAATAACATCATCTACATAGCACAAAAAGAAATTATGTACAATATAATCAACATTTAGAATGAAAAGGTTCATGTGAAGCTTGTTATTGTTCTATCACTTACtgcacaaaatatattacaGTGAAGTAAGTTGAAAATCCTGGTTACCTCGGATTTGGTATTGACAATGAGACGATGGTAAGCAATAACTTGTCAGCACTTCAGATGAGTTCGACGCAATCTGTAAATATTAGCCAACATTACAGTTCCATTTTGCATAGTAAAGGTGAAACTTTCAAGAAAAGTATGTATGTCATGCTTTTACTAAGATGCACCAGGATGATGGTGTATCATCCTTTAAGAGAAAATCACTCTTTTTATGAAGCTCGAAGTTTATTCACTGCCTACAAGCTCAATTGTGCTAAAATTACTATTCTCTCATAGGAACATAAATGTTGTATAGtccaaacaacaacaaaattacTATTATCTCAGAATAAAGCATTCATTGACAGGAGGATAGTGACATGCTTAGAGTGCTGAAGAAATTAATACTTACGAATAGTGAGGGATTTATTCAAACTAGCAGTCAAAATTTAAAGATCTTTGGGATAAATTCCATGCTACCAGTATAAAGCTTGTAATTAaattctagagaaaaaaaaccagCAGACCCATGGGAGTATTGCCTCAAATCATATGAAAATCCCTAAGAACTGCAAGCTTTATCAGAGTtcattaaaaataaacaaaaaagtaCCTGTTGCCCTACAGCTTAACAAGTGCAGCAAGAGGAGTCGACGGAGTCCCGGGATTAGGTCCTGATCTGGATGGAGATGAGGCAAGGATTGACTGCAGCTTCAGCTCTGGACTTGGAGCAAATCCACAGGCGCTGCAGCCATAGATTGACGCGGCAACATCTTCTAGTCCACCATTGGAGCAAACCCTAGCCATAGGAGAGCTACAATATGAAGGGGATTCGAGGGGAGAAACCTACATGGGTGGATTTGAAGGATTTGGagtggggaagaggaagaggctGGATGGATTTGAAGGATTTGGagtggggaagaggaagaggaggctggAGGGGatgagaagaggagaaggaTTAGATGGAAGTGAAGAGGCTTCTGGACAGGGTGGTGAATGAAGtggttttctctctctctcttttttttatgtgtgcCCGCGAAACACCAATTTTTTTGGCGCTCTGTCCATCCATCTGGCGCCAAAGCGAAAATAGCTGCCCACCTAACTCCCACCAAAACCTATTATTTTCACTGACTGCCCCATTCACGTTAGAAAAATCACATTATTGTGACAGGTTGTGAATCCTCGTCAAGAAAATTCTATTTTTCTGACGTTAGTACAGGCTCGTCAGGAAAATTACATTTTTCGCGATAGGAGCCATTGTACATGTCAGTAAAATAATTGGCCGTCAGGCCTAGTCCGGTTTCTGGTAGTGCATATAAAAAATGTTGTCGAAAGTTCCGGgttgaattatttttatttttatatctcaCAAATGAGTGTAACATTGTTTTATCTacgtgtgattttttttttagtttagatgacattttttttgacCAGGAAACAGTGGGGGAAGCCCCCACGGtaattttcatttatataaaaaaagaaaaactgtacAAAAGAATTACAAGTTATCAATCCATGACTGAAGAAAAGATCTGAAAGCTATTTAAGCCTAGTTAAATGTAGACTTAGCTCCTCCTTGAGACTTGATTTCCaccttgggagggagggagaaacattgttaaaaataaaatcatttctcTGCTTCCACAGGAGCCATGCAGCGATCAGAAAAATTTCCATAAAACAGTTTAGATGACATTTTAATCAAGGTCTACACGAGTTTTCATTTAAGTTGGGGGTGGACCTAGGGGGTGTGCCAGcataccctttttttttggaaaacacTAGGATGCACTCCAGTATACAATCAAAGGACATAAAAATGGAATCCTCTCAGAAAATAGAATACAACAATGATGTCTGGAGATCTTGTAATCACTAAGAAATCAAATtaggggaagagaaaaggactAGATGAAGAGAAATAGTGTGGACAAAAAGAAACAGCAGCTAGATAGATTAGGACATGGGATTGGTTGTTCTAAATTTTATAGATTTTTCATGAATTATGTACCACATTTGaatagaattttgaaaaatccgACCAAAATCTGCCAAAATTCTTCCATCGGAATTGggtgttttctttaaaaaaaatatggtgaaGTGATCGCTAGAATGGGTACACCCAGTGTAATTTTTCTGGGTCCGTCACTGAACGTAACATATCCTTATAAACCTGTATAGGGGACTAGAGGTCGACGCATATATTCAACTTTTCTGAAATTAAATACTGGGAAAGTAGTAAATGTATATGTGGATATAAGTTGATGGTTGCCCTCTctatgaagtactccctccataaaaaaaatccaattctgAATTTAAATCTGGACACaggattaggttttttttggatggagggagtatgtgaggTGGTTAATTATAGTCTTCTTAATTTATACGTGTGCAAGAattaatgcatgcatccacatGAATATGACCTTTGTAGTTTGGGCGCATGTGTTCAATACTATACATACTAGGAGTCCAGGATATGTGCAAATTGTCATAACCGACGCATGTCATGGTGAATTAATCATGAACGGAACCTAAACTAATAATTGAACACGCGCAAGATTTCCGCTAAAAATAGTGAATTGAGAgttataattaaataattaatatagttAATGCCGCACACCTaaactgggaaaaaaaaactatcacaCATGGCCTTAATCgtgttatttttcaaatttatagtacAAGGATCGTACACATTAACTACACATTTACAAACTTTATAAATGTTGAAGACGATGTATAGTTAATTTTGTTCTTCAAGTATATATCTTTTTCCAAAGGGCACACTCAAGTACTTCTGTACTTGTACTACAATGTACTTTTATATAATGGACGTTCACTAAAAGATTGATCAACTTGTACGTCAGTTTTCTAAAAGTTCTAAAAAGTTTTAATAATCAATTAgttcgagatttgaaaattttgtgggCCTCACACGAAACATATGCTCTTGACGTAAACAGTGAGATCCATATCGTCGTCGTACCTAATTTTAGGCGTGTGCAAATTAATCTCCACGTATCTTTGCCGATCTACGCTCGTGACTTCGTTGTCAAAGCTGACAGTCATTTTCATACTTCAGTCGTCTATATGGTTAACCTAGAGAGAAAGACGATTAATGGTCTTAATTGTAAATTTGGCAGGACGTTGGAGATTAACCAGATCAAGACTGATGGAAACAATACAAAacaagagttttttttaaaaaaaatagattctTAATAACTTAAACTACAAGTTTTGTTTTCTAGTGGTATTATAGATCAGCCAACTAGCTGTTATACACTAGTATATCTGTTTTCGAAAGAATGTACTTTTGACGTCGACACAGCTTTTAATACGCATGTAAAAAAAAGGGGGCAAATTCTAGCtttaaatctagacacacatatatctagggatgcaagtggaTTTTTAGCCCGCTTATCCcacttctaatttattttttcgtctaaattttgtactaccatatgaaaaataaactagcaagtGGGTTTTTATGTGGGTAGTGGGACTACCCACTTGGATTCCTACATATATTCAGGCTTGTAAttaggattggatttttttttttatggacggAGGTGGTGTGTTTTATCATTACTTGCTCAAATTATGTATTTATGAAAACATAAAAGATAACTACACGATGACGttttttgacaaatttattaataatattttcttttcatattttaaCTTATGCGTTATTACTGATCCTTTCTAGAAGGAGATATTTTGTAGCGTAACAACCGGCGCGGATCATTGTTTATGCAGTGATCTGACTTACGCTACAGTGATATATTATTAGCACAGTAGGTCGCTTGATAACAACAGTGCTCTAACAGTAATTGGTCTTGTTATCGAACACCTTTTTATTATAGCACGCTAATTTGTGTCGTTAGATGGAGATTCAACGCATCAAAACATGAGCGACATCAAACAACAATCAATGTAGTGTAAAAAGAAGTCCATAAGCAATAGAATATTCCATTTAGTCACCTATTACCATTATTCAACTAGTTCataaagaaaaaatagtaaaagatacccatatgcatatggactacccatatggaataaattatacttcctccgtttcacaatgtaagtcattctagcattttccacattcatcgtgatgttaatgaatctaaatagatatatatgtttagattcattaacatcaatatgaatatgagaaatgctaaaatgacttacattgtgaaatggatggagtattatctatctctactcctctctcttctcctaatgaTATTTTGTATCTATATACATTATAAATATTGCCATAAGGATAAACTATTTATGTGagtcccatctatatggatcactttgCCATATAAATTGGTGATGCCCTTATACATGTAATATTATACATATCGGATAttgggtaatttttttttggattcgTCACTGGTAGCACATCTGTATTTTGTTCTTCGATGCAGAGGATACAAATCCGTGGGCAATCGCAAAATAGTGTTGCTTTTGACCTGACACACGTGCTGCGGTTAACTAATTTTATACGTTAATGGCGCACTAAGTTGCCTTACTAATCGTGATCTCGAAGCCCTCTTAATTTGACAAACACACACTTCTttctctttccatttttttctctcattcgCACGTGCAAAAATACACCAGATAGACAGGAAAACAGAGCACGTATGAACACGTGTTGGACGTGCAGCCGCTCAATCTTCACCGTCCGATACATATCGGACGTCACAGAGAGAAATATGAGTTTGCTTCTCTCAGCACAAAAACATTGACCCACATGAACTGGCTGCTAAAACTTGAAGAATGAGCACTTTCATCTTAGCAGCAAGTGCACATGCCAATTGAAATTAAGCAAAGCCTAATCATAGCATGATTAGCATCAACAGGGCACTACACACTCGAATTTAGAACATTAGTATCCGATCGGGTCAAAAACTGGTCACGATACTGAAGAACATGTTTTCTTCAGGGAACAaaaacatgtgattaattaattagaaaacATTCAGCTTTCTCACTGTCACACATGAAAGAAATAAACTAAAGTTAGTTGACACTTGCAACAACTTGCAGTATAGTACTGAATCCATATCGATCGAATGGTTGGTGAAGTTCTATTATTCACTCATGGAAGGAATAATTAAACAAGAGTGTAATACTGAATCCACATGCTATCTCCTCCAgttctttccctttcttttctGAAAGACAACTTGGTGCTCTTTGAATCATGACCATGGCTATTGTGCATCTGTCCACACACACCACCTCTTCACAACGCTCTCCTCACCATTGTGATCATGATGATCTGTGATTTCAGCAGTTTCATCGGCGCGACCGGTTCTTTGGTCGTTCAGCTTCTGTTTCTGAAGAAAGCTGCACGATGAACGGATCTCGAGATCGCGCTTCTGAGCTTCATCTCTGTAATTCAAGTTCAAGTATCTTGGATGGTCCAGGAATTTGACGTTCTTCAGCCAAAGTCTGACGGCCTAGAGAAGGAGTAGCAGAGTATACCAGTTATTAGGACCAGGAAGGAAATGAAACGGCATGTTTGAGAGGAAAATGCCAGTTTAGGTGTGAATCAAGCTGGGTCCTACTACTTTGTAGTCACTAGAATTATCTGAATTTATTATATGCTCTTAGCAACCGTGATTCTGACAGAAATCACCATGCCATGAATTGCTTAGTTGCTTAGAATAACTTGATGAGTTGATGCAGACACATTACAAGT is a genomic window of Oryza glaberrima chromosome 7, OglaRS2, whole genome shotgun sequence containing:
- the LOC127780757 gene encoding uncharacterized protein LOC127780757 isoform X2, which gives rise to MLVLLMQKNRVPEMINGGGSNNSGANSSQRLCTGNSSNTDNASQATNISRSGMSSAPPNKRGRKKGSRTTLKVPPRGRKIALKPRGDEQFEYITYPLLKSDPKYGTHMGIILKREYPCIIEEKDENGLIISSRPATSWFDYYEKEDDSGVTKADKVKQEFWNAFCVSEADKVEADRVLENYAAKSVRQMMYQLRVDSVKVYHDKIGEQIDDALARPKELEVDEYKDGPVDWCRDNGFLYLADYWCTEEFKAKRKRGQQARLNSEDVAQNRGGSRPFTETQQYMGVKFGSEKATTLNTFSAMKTGFKNIDNDGNIGPIPSQKAQKHVTDYLTGLRAKYPDDWQQRDLDENVLYSTNGGLPHGRIQIANGPVRKANILAMAKSRNVRPANSIAFQNMAQQTQNMARQNEQLLRENQYMRKKQERTDKLLLALYEKLGEQVPQELDCPVEEEDPFAQSENRQCSTYSEGLGSC
- the LOC127780757 gene encoding uncharacterized protein LOC127780757 isoform X3, with protein sequence MGVFFRQFEYITYPLLKSDPKYGTHMGIILKREYPCIIEEKDENGLIISSRPATSWFDYYEKEDDSGVTKADKVKQEFWNAFCVSEADKVEADRVLENYAAKSVRQMMYQLRVDSVKVYHDKIGEQIDDALARPKELEVDEYKDGPVDWCRDNGFLYLADYWCTEEFKAKRKRGQQARLNSEDVAQNRGGSRPFTETQQYMGVKFGSEKATTLNTFSAMKTGFKNIDNDGNIGPIPSQKAQKHVTDYLTGLRAKYPDDWQQRDLDENVLYSTNGGLPHGRIQIANGPVRKANILAMAKSRNVRPANSIAFQNMAQQTQNMARQNEQLLRENQYMRKKQERTDKLLLALYEKLGEQVPQELDCPVEEEDPFAQGTSSSHVVSQPVEDNGNNNSDGCNTASGNGGNNNGDNNCNGNNTSSLNANDGSNIGGNNNSGGCNTSTS
- the LOC127780757 gene encoding uncharacterized protein LOC127780757 isoform X1, coding for MLVLLMQKNRVPEMINGGGSNNSGANSSQRLCTGNSSNTDNASQATNISRSGMSSAPPNKRGRKKGSRTTLKVPPRGRKIALKPRGDEQFEYITYPLLKSDPKYGTHMGIILKREYPCIIEEKDENGLIISSRPATSWFDYYEKEDDSGVTKADKVKQEFWNAFCVSEADKVEADRVLENYAAKSVRQMMYQLRVDSVKVYHDKIGEQIDDALARPKELEVDEYKDGPVDWCRDNGFLYLADYWCTEEFKAKRKRGQQARLNSEDVAQNRGGSRPFTETQQYMGVKFGSEKATTLNTFSAMKTGFKNIDNDGNIGPIPSQKAQKHVTDYLTGLRAKYPDDWQQRDLDENVLYSTNGGLPHGRIQIANGPVRKANILAMAKSRNVRPANSIAFQNMAQQTQNMARQNEQLLRENQYMRKKQERTDKLLLALYEKLGEQVPQELDCPVEEEDPFAQGTSSSHVVSQPVEDNGNNNSDGCNTASGNGGNNNGDNNCNGNNTSSLNANDGSNIGGNNNSGGCNTSTS